Proteins encoded in a region of the Mycolicibacterium chitae genome:
- a CDS encoding mce associated protein mas1a, translating into MSRDDVTDPEDPEVSTTQTVDDETNLDVAPAAPEPAPVASRSWLRRAVVPVLLAAVLALGGALGYTLYQQSELHRWQQQAVSTARDYLVAMASFDYQDLDANKGAITADSTPEFAQKYDEMVAALRDIVVTSKGVAAATAEHVAVERLDDESATVIGFVDQQVTNVTAPEGNTQRYRMLVELVRDGDRWIVNDVKTL; encoded by the coding sequence ATGTCCCGAGATGACGTGACCGACCCGGAGGACCCCGAAGTGTCAACCACCCAGACCGTCGACGACGAGACCAACCTCGACGTGGCGCCCGCGGCGCCCGAACCGGCGCCGGTCGCATCGCGCTCCTGGCTGCGGCGCGCCGTGGTGCCGGTGCTGCTGGCGGCCGTGCTCGCCCTCGGCGGGGCGCTCGGGTACACGCTGTACCAGCAGAGCGAGCTGCACCGCTGGCAGCAGCAGGCCGTCTCGACCGCGCGCGACTACCTGGTGGCGATGGCCTCGTTCGACTACCAGGATCTGGACGCCAACAAGGGCGCCATCACCGCCGACTCCACACCCGAGTTCGCGCAGAAGTACGACGAGATGGTCGCCGCCCTGCGCGACATCGTGGTGACCAGCAAGGGTGTGGCCGCCGCGACCGCCGAGCACGTGGCCGTCGAACGCCTCGACGACGAGTCGGCGACCGTGATCGGCTTCGTCGACCAACAGGTCACCAATGTGACTGCCCCCGAGGGCAACACGCAGCGTTACCGGATGCTGGTCGAGCTGGTGCGCGACGGCGACCGCTGGATCGTCAACGACGTCAAGACCCTGTAA